In Larimichthys crocea isolate SSNF chromosome VII, L_crocea_2.0, whole genome shotgun sequence, the genomic stretch gaggagggggagaggttAGGTTAGGCAAGAGGAATggtggggttagggttaggcaaaGGATCAGGAAGTTAGGATtaggagaagaggggagggagaggtcAGGTTTAGGCAAGAAGAggggaaggaaaacaaaaaataggTTAGGATAGGAAGCTAGGGTTAGgtgaggttagggttaggaataAGAGGGTAGGTTAGGAGTGGGTTATgggggggttagggttagggtgggtttagggtttagggttagggttcggtagggttagggttaggggttagggttaggttatggttagggttagggttaggttagggtttaGGTTAGGGTAGGTTAGGgtatggttagggttagggttaggttagggttagggttagggtagggttagggttaggttagggttaggttagggtttaggtgggttaggttagggttagggttagggtttagggttagggttagggttagggttagggtttagggttagggttatggttagttagggttagggttagggttaaggttcGGGTtaggttgggttagggttaggttagggttagggttagggtagggttaagggtagggttagggtagggttaggggttaggttagggttagggttatggttagggttaggggtaggttagggttaggttaggttagggttgggtagggttagggttaggggttagggttaggttagggttagggttaggggtaggGTTAGGTTAGCGGTTAGGGTAGGGTTAGTTAGGGTTAAGGGTTatgtttagggttagggttagggttagggtttaggggttagggttatgtatagggttagggttaggttagggttagtgttAGGGTTAGTTAGGGGTTTAGGGTAGGtttaggttaggttagggttaggttatgggttagggttagggttaggttagggtgtagggttagggttagggttaggtgaGTTAGGGTTGGGTAGGGTTTGGGTttgggtttagggttagggttagggttagggttaggttaggttaggggttagggtggTTAGGGTTAAGGGTTAGgttatggttagggttagggttaggttggttagggtagggttagggttagggtttaaggtgagggttagggttggttagggttaggggtaggttagggttagggtaggtttagggttgggttagggttagggttgggttagggttaggttagggtatagggtttagggttagggttagggttaggttagggttcgggttagggttagggttagggttaggttagggttagggttagggtttaggggtTGGTTGTTGGTGTGATGTTTGTTGGGTGTTGgtggttttttttgtgtattgtgttttggGGTATTTGGGTGGGttggtgtgttttgttaaaaaaaggggggggggggggggggggggggggggtggggggggggggggggggggggggggggggggggggtgggggggggggggggggtggggggtggggggggggggggggggtgggggggggggggggggggggggggggggggtggggggggggggggggggggggtgggggggggggtggggggggggaggggggggggggtgggggggggggggggtgggggggggggggggggtggggggggggggggtggggggggggggggggggtgggggggggagggggggggggggtggggggggggggtgggggggggggggggggggggggggggggggggtggggggggggggggttggggggggtgggaggggggtgagggggggggggggtggggggggggtggtggggggggggggggggtggggggggggggggggggggggggggggggggggggggggggggggggggggggggggggtggggggggagggggggggggggggggggggggggggggggggggtggggggggggggggggtggggtggggtggggggggggggggggggggggggggggggggtgtggggggtggggggggggagggggggggggggggggggggggggggggggggggggggggggggggggggggggggggggggggggggggtgggggggggggggggggggggggggggggggtgggggggggggggggggggtggggggtgggggtggggggggggggggggggggggggggggggggggggggggggggggggggggggggggggggggggggggggggggggtgtgggggggggggggggggggggggggggggggggggggggggggggggggggggggggggggggggggggggggagggggggggggttggggggggggggtggggggggggggggggggggggggggggggtggggggggggagggggggggttgtggggggggggggggggggggggggggggggggggggggggggggggggtggggggtgggggggtggggtggggggggggggggggggggggggggggggggggggggggggggggggggtgggggggggggggggggggggggggggggggggtgggtgggggggggggggggggggggggggggggggggggggggtgggggggggtgggggggggggggggaggggggggggagttgtattgtgttgtttgggttgttgttgtggagtttgtgtgttgttggtttttgttgtttttgggggtttagggttagggttagggttagggttagggttagggtttagggttaggttagggttaggtatggttagggttaggtttggGTAAGGGTTGGgtagggtagggttagggttagggttaggttatgGGTTTAGGGTTCGGTgttggttagggttaggggttgggttagggtagggttaggaagtagggttagggtttagggttagggttagggttgggttgggttagggttagggttggtttagggttagggttagggttagggtgggTTAGGGTttgggttaggttagggttagggttagggttagggttagggttagggttaggggttagggttagggttagggttagggttaggggtagggttagggttagggttagggttaggtagggttagggttagggttagggttagggttagggttagggttagggttagggttagggttagggttagggttagggttagggttagggttagggttagggttagggttagggttagggttaggggttagggttagggttaggttagggttagggttaggggtagggttagggtttaggttagggttagggttagggttagggtgtgggttagggttagggtttagggttaggtgTAGGGTttagggtagggttagggttaggggttagggttagggtagggttgggttagggttgtagggttagggttaggggtaggTTGGGtggggtttagggttagggttagggttgggttagggttagggttagggttagggttagggttagggttagggttagggttagggttagggttagggttagggttaggttagggttaggggttagggttagggttgggttaggttagggttagggttcgggttagggtttagggttaggtaGTTAGGgttaagggttagggttaggtgagttaggttagggttagggattAGGGGTTGGGGTTTAGGTTAGGGTTCAGGGTTAGGGTTCAGGTttcgggttagggttagggttttcgGTTATGGTTCGGTTAGGTTGGCGGTAGGGTTCGGGTAGGGttgggtttagggttagggttcgggTTATGgggggttcgggttcgggtgGTTGGGTGAGGTTCGGGTTGGGTTAGGGTGAGGGTTCGTTGGGTTCGGGTTAGGGTCGGGTTAGGGTTGGTTCGGGGGTGGGTTCtgggttcgggttcgggttcggttcGGGTAGGGTTGGGTGGGTTCGGGTTAGGGTTGGTTCGGGTTCGGGTAGGGGTtcggttagggttagggttcgggttcgggttggagttgggttagggttagggtttagggttcgggttcggagttcgggttagggttagggttgggttaCGGTTGGGTTAGGGTACGGTTCGGTTGGGTTAGGGTTCAGGGTTGGTTAGGTTGGGTTACGGGTTCGGGtagggggtggtgggggggttcGGGTTAGGGTGGGTTAGGGTTGGGTAGGGGTAGTTAGGGTTTAGGGGAGGGTTGGGTTACGGTTAGGGTTCGtggtttcgggttcgggttcgggttcgggttagggttaggggttgaGGGTTAGGGTTCAGGTTTAGGGTtgggttaggtttagggttcgggttcgggttggGTAGGGTAGGGTTACGGGTGGGTTGGGTTGGGTTTCGGGTTAGGTTGGTCGGTTAGGGTTGGGGGTTTGGGCGTTCGGGTTTGGGTTCGGGTTTCGGTTAGTGGGTTGTTGAGGTTAGGGTTGGGTTCGGGTTGGGTGGGTAGGGTTGGTTCGGGGTTCGGGTTGGGTTTTagggttgggttgggttgggttgggttcGGGTTAGGTTGGGTTGGGTTCGGGTGCGGGTTCGGGTTCGAGGTCGGGTTCGGGttagggttcgggttcgggttcggaGGGTTCGGGTTACCGGGTTCGGGTTAGGGTTCGGTTGGTCGGGTTGGTTCGGGTTAGGTTCGTAGGGGTTCGGTATCGGGTTAAGGGTTGGTCGGTCGGGGGTTCGggtcgggttcgggttcgggttctggggttcgggttcgggttcgggttacgggttcgggttcggggttcgggttcgggttagGGTTCGGTTCGGGTATCGGGTTCGGAtgtttcgggttcgggttcgggttcggttGGGTTGAGGTTCGGTCGGGTTCGGGTTGCGGGTTCtagggttcgggttcgggttcgggttcagAGGTTCGGGGGTTAgggtttcgggttcgggttcgggttcgggttcggttcGGGTtgttcgggttcgggttcgggttcgggttcagGGTTTCGGGTTCGGTCGGTTCGtagggttcgggttcgggttcgggttcgggttcgggttcgggttcgggttcgggttcgggttcgggttcgggttcgggttcgggtgGCGGGTTCGGGTTGCGGGTTCGGGTGGGTCGAGTATTCGGGTTTCGGGTtgggttcgggttcgggttcgggttcgggttcgggttcgggttcgggttcggggttgggttcgggttcgggttcgggttcgggttcggttcgggttcgggttcgggttcgggttcgggttcggttTCGGGTGGCGGGTTCGGGTTCGGgattcgggttcgggttcgggtttcgggttcgggtttcgggtCGGGTTGGGTTCGGGTTAGGTTCGGGTTTCGGTTGGTCGGGTTCGGTTCGGGtattcgggttcgggttcgggttcggttcGGGTTCGGGTATCGCTCTcatctcccccccccccccgagcgGCGGCGGCCCCGGCGCgctctcccctccccctccctcaccctccccctacccctccccctccccctccccctacctcccccctcaccccctccaccctccccctcctccccccccccgcccctccccctccccctcccctccccctcccctaccccctcccctccccctcccccccctcaactccccctccccctccccctcccccgcctccccctccccctcaccctccccctccccgcccctccccctcccccgcagcccccccctccccctacccctccctccaccctcccccctccctcccccacctcccctccccctcacaCCTCCCcactctcccctccccctccccctaaCCGaaaccctcccctcccctcccccctccccctccccccgcCCCCGCACCCTCCCCCTACCCCCGCCCCtaccccctccccctcccctcaccctcccccctccccctcaccGCCCCTCCCGCCCCCTCACCCGCACCCTCCCcgcccctcccctccccctcctgccccctccccctccacctccccccccctcccccgccccctcccccTACCCCTCCCCCTCCGCCCCTacctcccccgccccctcccctccccctacCCCTCacacctcccctccccctcccctcccccctcccctcccctccccctcccctaccccctccccctccccctccccctccccctccccctcccccgcccctcccccctcacccctccccctcccccctccccctacccctcccccgccccctccccctccccctcccctccccccctcccgcCCTCACccgccccctccccctcccccctccccctccccctcccccctcccccccccctcccccgccccctccccctccccctcccaccccccctcccccctcccccctcccctccccctccccctcccctcccccatccccctcacccccctccccctccccctacACCgcaccctcccctcccctcccctccccccccccctcccctccccctcaccCTAACCCctcccccgcccccctccccgccccctccccctccccctcccccgcCCCTCCCCCCCTACCCCCACCCGCCCCCTCCCCCCtcaccctccccctccccctccccctcccatACAcccgccccctcccctccccatcaccccctccccctcccccccctcaccctaccccctccccctcccccctccccctccccccccccgccccctccccctcgcccctccccctccccctaccctcacccctccccctccccctccccgcCTCCcgccctcctccccctccccctcccccgccctcccctcccctccccactcCCCTAACCAGCCCcccaccctaaccctaacccccccccctccccctaaCCCTCCCCTAacgcctccccctccccctcccctccccctccccctccccctcccccccccctcccacccccaccccccctcccccctccccc encodes the following:
- the LOC113746012 gene encoding basic proline-rich protein-like, whose product is PSPPPPHPPPPPPPPPPPPPPPPTHPPPPPPPPPPPPPPPPPPPPPPPPPPPPPHPPTPHPPPPPPPPPPPPPPPPQPPPSPPPPPPPPPPPPPTPPPQPPPPPPPPPPPPPPPPPPPPPPPPPPPPHTPPPPPPPPPPPPPPPPPPPPPPPPPHPHPPPPPPPPHPPPPPPPPPPTPPPPPPPPPPPPPPPPPPPPPPPSPPPPPTPPPPPPPPPPPPHPTPPPPPPPPPPPPPPPPPPPPPPPPPPPPPPPPPPPPPPPPTPPPPPPPPPHPPPPSPPSHPPQPPPPPPPPPPPPPPPPTPPPHPPPPSPPHPPPPPPPPPPPPPPPPPPPPPPTPPPLPPPTPPPTPPPPPPPPPPPPPPPPPHPPPPPPPPTPPPPPTPPPPPPPPPPPHPPPPPP